One window of Pseudochaenichthys georgianus chromosome 18, fPseGeo1.2, whole genome shotgun sequence genomic DNA carries:
- the LOC139435777 gene encoding rho GTPase-activating protein 6-like, producing MGDHTWATMLGQSVRLQPVPIQSLSELERARLQEVALYHLEERDLEFKISIPKEIHKRRKSLRRKLDSFSKEKKERESAPKAFGIPLSQVIANDRAYKLRQDALKESRRDCLDLEASVLRFRAEKRQFFNGSKPPVGPSSLTAGGLCSPYATSVAPLSETQKSPLSPTFLDNTGRGQRRKHVVRVFSLSLLVAATPSNPSTH from the exons GGGGACCACACGTGGGCCACCATGTTGGGTCAGAGCGTTCGTCTGCAGCCGGTTCCGATCCAGAGTCTGTCGGAGCTGGAGAGAGCCCGGCTGCAGGAAGTGGCTCTGTATCACCTGGAGGAGAGGGACCTGGAATTCAAGATCAGCATCCCCAAAG AAATACACAAACGGAGGAAATCTCTACGCAGGAAGTTGGACTCCTTTTCGAAGGAGAAGAAAGAGCGAG AGTCGGCCCCCAAGGCGTTCGGGATCCCTCTCTCCCAGGTCATCGCTAACGACCGGGCCTATAAGCTGCGCCAGGACGCCCTGAAGGAGAGCCGGAGGGACTGTCTGGACCTCGAGGCCTCGGTGCTGCGCTTCAGAGCCGAGAAGAGGCAGTTCTTCAACGGGAGCAAGCCGCCGGTCGGCCCCTCGTCCCTCACAGCGGGGGGTCTCTGCTCTCCGTACGCTACCTCCGTGGCGCCGCTTTCTGAGACCCAGAAGAGCCCGCTGTCGCCCACGTTTCTGGATAACACCgggcgaggacagaggagg AAACATGTAGTGCGTGTGttttccctctctctgctgGTGGCCGCCACACCCAGTAATCCTTCCACGCACTGA